The following DNA comes from Chelmon rostratus isolate fCheRos1 chromosome 20, fCheRos1.pri, whole genome shotgun sequence.
TTAGGCGTCCACCAGGGCTGGGCCTTCAGTCCGTCCACGTTGTACAGAGATCTCTGCCACACTGAGGCAAAATGGCCTCGTTTGTGACCCAACTCATACCAGTGATAGgcctggagagacagacagagagagagacaggttcATACTGGAAACAACTGGCTGTCatgaggaaacacagacacagacgagTCAGTCATGAGAACATGTAATCATTCCTGATTACATGCTCTCATGACGGTCACGGGTTCGATCCCCGTACGGGCCAGTTCTTTTTGTTCAGTCAGTGCTCACAGAACTCTGGAAAGGTAGACAGAGGAGGATCCGTCAGTCACAGCTCGTAGACAGACATTCAAAGTCGGTCCTTCTCCCACATCCATGACCTCCGTCGCCTCCTCTTGGATGTGTGTTTATAATCTGGCACTTGGTCTCTCTGCACTATGGGACTGTTTTTCACGGGAGAATTTTTTACTCAGGTCCACCAACGGTGTCACAATACTGCAACGATCTACAGACGACGGCAACATGATGAAAGAAATCCATTCCACATGTCAGACCTAAGGGATTCACAAAGTgacactaaactaaactaaactccATTATAAACATCAGTTTCTACTCCTCCCACCGAGGTTTGTAAAGGACCAGTGCGGAGGATTTAGTGGCCTCTAGTGGTAAGGTTGCAGAGTGCAAAAAGCTGATTACACCTGgcctcaccctccctttctGGGATGTATGAGAATCTATGATGGCTGCAGATATAAAGAACTCATTCTAAGAGAACACAATTCTTATTTgcaggtgattatacactaatgaaaacatgaccaAGAGTATTATATgtcatttctgccaatagatcatTTTGATTCCTCcacactgctcctttaaaagACATCTCCACTGATTGCTTTCAAGTAAAGTAATTACTGTTCTGCTATTTTTTTTGTAAGTCAAAAAAGCATCTGTgcttctattattttgtccaggGGGTCTACAATAAAGGAGAAACACCTGAGagtctgtttttaagtttcACCTGAGGTAACTCTGCAAAGTCTGAACGTTTACTATGAAGTTCTCATCAGAGCTCTGACACCACCTTGTGGCCAGAAGACAGtagtgcagttttttttgttaaaaactgttttcaatGACTCCACATCATTCAGCAGCGGTGATGAATGCACCAGGTACGTAGTCACgacgtgtgtgtttctgtgtgttacTCACACTTTTGTCTCCGACCCTCTGCAGGGCGTCGCCCAGGTGGAAATAGAAACGCCCGTCATCCGTCCCCGGTTCGCCTGACTCCAGACCCTCCTGGagacacacagaacagcatTATTTTCTGATGTGGGGCTGAGGTTAGAAACAGGTTTAGGGGCTAATAAATCTGATCTCTTACAAGTCATTCATTTAAGAAAACTGGTTTCTGTAATCTGGGAGGGGGGTTAGAAAAACCTGATTGTAAACTGGtttcttgtgtgcatgtaaatgtactgAATTAAAGTCCTCACAAGTCTACTTACCCTCAGGTACGGTATACTCTCTGCTATCTTGTTCTCGGACTTCAGGATGAAGCCGTAGTGAACTTTAGCGAAGCCGTTGCCGGGGGAAACTGCCAGGACCTGTAGGTGACGCGATGAGGTCAGACAACCAATCAGCAGCTTCGAGACAGCAGCGTCAACTCCTACAAACTCCCGCCACTCATAAAACATGACAGGACTTGTGTTCGGTAAGGCTAACGGCATACACACACCTCTTCATACACCTTTTTGGCGCCCTTGTTGTCTCCTAGCAACAGATGGGCAACGCCCAGGTCGTTCTTCAGGCCGATGTCTTCCGGAAAGATCTGAGTCATCCTCTCCAGAGTCGCCAGAGATCCACGCATCCGACCTGAGACGCAGGAGAAAACCAAATACGAGTGAATTCAGCTTCTTGTGTTTCAGTTAAAAGATCTGAACCTCAAGTACAACCTGAAAACATCAGCATTATTTTATAATCTCATAAATTATATCACATAGTCAAACATGAGTCTGTAGCCTCCCTGCATGCTACAGAACCTTAACCCAACCGTCTTCTTTGCTCACTTCCTGTACACAGAGGCACCACCATCTTAACGTTAGCTCAGCTGGTCAGCGCGTGATGCTAACGATGCCGAGGCTGCAGGTTCAATTCCTGATTCCAAACAGCTGTTCACTCACTCAACACTGTTGTTACAGGAATCTCGTTGGCGGACTCGCTAATTTAACATGTTGCTCTCATGTCTGAATAAACTGCCATGAACCACATTATGTGACGAGATGCGCGTCTCAATGAGGGTTGTGTAGCTAACGGGGCAAGCAGCAGTGTTCCTGGTGGTGCTTGTAGCAGCTGCGGTGTTAGTATCTGTGTTACCCAGGAACTGCTGTCTCTCAGCTCGTCTCTTCAGTGCCGCTctcaggaggtcagaggtcacatcAGGAAGCTCAGCAGCTTCTCTGTAGCTGTTAATGGCTCTCTGCAGCATGTCGTTGCTACGCAGCTTCTCAGCCAGGTCGTCCTCcgcctgcaacacacacacactactgtaaCAGCATTTTGATACAGCATCAGTGCAGTACCAATTCACTGTactgtgcagcacagtgcagcacgGTGCAGCACTGTAACAGCGCCGTGCAGCACCGTGCAGCACCGTGCAGCGCTGTAACAGCACCAGCGCCGTGCAGCGCTGCAACAGCACCGTGCAGCACCGTGCAGCGCCGTGCAGCGCTGCAACAGCACCGTGCAGCACCGTGCAGCACCGTGCAGCGCCGTGCAGCGCCGTGCAGCGCTGCAACAGCACCGTGCAGCACCGTGCAGCGCCGTGCAGTGCTGCAACAGCACCGTGCAGCACCGTGCAGCACCGTGCAGCGCTGTAACAGCACCAGCGCCGTGCAGCGCTGCAACAGCACCGTGCAGCGCCGTACAGCACCCTAACAGCACCGTGCAGCAGTGTAACAGCACCGTGCAGCACTGCAGTACCTGGGCTTTTCCGTAGCGAGCGCGGGGGCGCTGCAACAGCACCGTGCAGCACCGTGCAGCGCCGTGCAGCGCTGCAACAGCACCGTGCAGCACCGTGCAGCGCCGTGCAGCGCTGTAACAGCACCAGCGCCGTGCAGCGCTGCAACAGCACCGTGCAGCGCCGTACAGCACCCTAACAGCACCGTACAGCACCCTAACAGCACTGTGCAGCAGTGTAACAGCACCGTGCAGCGCTGCAGTACCTGGGCTTTTCCGTAGCGAGCGCGGGGGCTCTGTGGATGCAGCAGCACCAGCGCCTCGAACGCTCTTAAGGCCTCCTCCAGCTTACCCTGACCGAGAGAGGacagatgaataaataagtaaatgaaataacaaataCATCAGTTATAAACATGCATGTGTCTCATTTCAATTTTAACTAACAGACAACTCTTCCTCACTAATTTCTCTCTAAGGAACGGGAAACTGGACATTttaagtgttgtgtttgctgtctggAAAGTGATATAAGTAGTAATATAAGATAATAAAAGAAGCTAAATGTACACTGAATGTAGGTGCGTGTGGCAGACAGGCGGCTGTGTCACGTCTTTACCTTCTTGCGAAGCTTTTCTGCAGAGTCAATTTCTGCTTTAATGGTTTTATCAAACTTATTCAACAGttttggtttcttcttcttcgctggaggagacagaaaaagatgatagaagaaaaaaagaaagacaacgTCAGAGAATTAAAATGTAAGATGCTGTGAAACTGCAAGAAATCTGTattgttcatttgtttaaatCAGCGTTTACCTTTTTCTTTGAGCTTCTCTTCGTTCTGTTTCCGTGTTGCTCCTGTGACACATGAGAGGAGGCGTCAATGTCAATGGCTTTATGGCCAGTTAGCTCAGTTGGTTAGAGCGTGGTGCTAATAACACCAAGGTCGCGGGTTCGATCCCCGTACGGGCCATACAGCTTTTGTGTCAACCCTCAACAGTGAAGTCTGGATCCTCGCACGTGAAGCTGTAAAAGCTTCATACGACACCCACAAAAGAACCAGACCAGAACCTTCTGCAGGTCAGAAAACCGGGAATCCAGCTCCACCTCTCTGggctttagggttagggtgagCAGCTGGACTTGGACTAGGCAACGCTCTGCAATGAGAAGCCCATCTATCTAAATCTAGCAATTTAAAGAACTCAGACCACCACTCCTGATTTAAAAACCTCTGATATACAGAAGACTGATATAACTGGAAATaaactgaagactgaagacGTTTACATCGGACCACAAACTCCGGTGTTCAAATATCTGTGGGTGCACGAGCCAAAACGGCTTTGTAAACTCAGTCATCATGATCTGTGTGGACAAATTATTTGACCTGTTGGGGTTATCAAGCTCCATCACTGCACCCGGCTGTCTTATAGAAGTCGTTGGAGTTGAAAGGTCCCCATAAGTGGTGTCATAGATGTTGTGGGATTGATCCCCGAATGGgccaaacctttttttttttaagtcaatACTCACACATATGGCGAAAATTGTGATGGTGAAAAGATGGCACAACTGTCATCTCACTACTGGCCACCAGGAGGTGGTGTTttactgctgctggtggaggggCTCTGatgagagtttgtgtgtgcagctgctcgTTATAGCAGTGCTTAAAGGTGAAACCATGTACAGTCACAACTTATGAGCAGCAGTGTGGGTGAACTGGACAGCATCTACATGGCCGGTTAGCTCAGTTGGTTAGAGCGTGGTGCTAATAACGCCAAGGTCGCGGGCTCGATCCCCGTACGGGCCAGTTTTCCAAACTCATAACCATGGGAAGTTCACCTTTCTCTCAATACTCCAGAGTCTGCCTGCCAGCTCTCTGACGGAGGCTTTCTCAGAAGCACCACAGACCGATTTTATTCCTGCGGCCTCCAAACAAGCAAGCCAACCTGCTCTTTGTCCCAAAGACTCAGCACAGAGCCGCCTGCATCTTCTAAacagtgctttttattttaagagCATCCTACAAGCTGTGTCCGAGtatcacaacaaaacacattcaaactgaggagaaaatgagccacaactccataaactttattcatccttTAATCATCAGCTGATACTGACcgtcacacaacacacaagtctCCATCGTTAGCgtcattaaaaattaaaaaacagctaATAAACGGTTTGTGTGTGCTCACCCTCGGCCTCTGAGCCACTGTCCGGCTCCGGTGGTTCACTCTGTGTATCCACTGGTTCTACTGGTGGTCCTGACTGGTTCTCTGCTTCTACAACTGGATCTGACAGGAGATAAACAATACAGCACGTTTTATGATTTCCAGGACTTGTCCAGAACTTTCCAGAACAAAGTCAGAGCACTTCCAGGACAGAATGTTCTGTCTTACAAGTTAACTGATGCTGTTTTCTGGTTTGTCTCCAAAGTGACTCGTTAACAGTCACTGATGTAAACGGACTTTCCAAAAGACTTTATAAAATTCTTTCTCCAGCTTTCCTCAAGGATTGTTCGGGAAATTCAGATCCTGAATCGAATGTAAAAACTCAGTGAGGAGCTGGATGAAGTGACGGATGGACGGACAAACAGTGCAGTCACTGTAAAGCTACCAAAACCAACTCCATCCAAAAGCAATCCTCTCACTTCAGCAGAGGTGTGTTCAGGAACAGCAGTTTTTTCTAGATTTCCTGAACCGGACTTCAGACCAATGTGAACAATAAACTTCGTACTGTACCTGCTTCCTGTGTGAGTTTGGAGCTCGATAAGTCTTGTCCAGACTCCActacagaacaaacagaagaacGGTAAATGGATCCatccagaaaaagaaaaaacacatcaaggCTAACGATTCTGACTGGTGTCACTGtcagattcaagattcaagattcaagagtctttattgtcattgcacatgtcaatgaaattttcattgcaacccccatgttaggaacagatggtaagagagataagaagactagaaagaataaaattaagataactccaataaaataaaataaaccaacatgcaataaaaatattcgcaaagcaattaaaaatataccagaatgaaaatatactaaggcaataaaatatactaaacaataaacaataaaatatggaagtgaaatgtgcaaacagaataaaatataacatgcggaattaaacaaataaatgttctTGCTTTCTATCCAACAGTTAAATTAGAAAATCAATGTCACAATCTGTCTGTATgatcaatatgaagctactgccattggctggttagcttagcttagcataaagactggaaacagggggaaacagctagcctggcttcgTCCGAAGGCAACACTCATGTTAGCCAAGCCAAGCCAATTCTCCGTGCAAATGAGCCTATTTCACAGACGTCGAACTCTTCATCGACTGAACAGAAGAGCAAACAAGAAGCAAGAAACAAGACAGCACATCAAACTGAGCCACATCGTGACGCTGTGTTTGACTCACCCACGCTCTCCTCTGGCAGCGGCTCCTCCACCAGAACTGCAACACATAGAAAACACCGTCAGCAGTTCactgtttacctgcagcttTACTGCCGCTGTTGGTaccaaacacaccaacactgaAACGTCTGATCCGTGACGTCGGCGTCACTGCGTCTTTACTGTGCAGTCCCTACGTCAgattctgctgctgtcacttctGTCTCGACTGCTTCTGCGGCTAACAGATCACACGTCGCCCTACGGCTGCACGTCTCACCTCCAGTTGTGTCTATGGCGTCAGCCCGATCCTctgaaatgaagagaagaaagacacaACCATCAGCACAGCGGCAGCCGTTTCTAATGACAACCGCGAGCGAGCAGTAAAAGCAGAGGACGGAGAAGACGAGACTTCACCCACCGTAGGGACGTGCGCTGTCTCGAGGATcatctgtaacacacacacgtagatgTCTGTCATAGTTTATCACGCACTCGTAACAGTTTATATATATAAGTTTGCATCTGAAAAGCATTTGTTAGACAGATTCTGACGCTCGTGAACAACCCTGATTCTGAAACAGTCTGAACTCTGAAACTAAACgaaaccagaatcaatcatttccaaaccaacagtttcctgaagtgttcctgagtccaggtattaatctcttcatccaatcacgtgttgacaaagtgttgaccctcgctccatcctcgctgtgaaccactgagcctttcaatcatgatgctatcacctgttaccaatcagcctgtttacctgtggaatgatccaaacaggtgtttttggagcgttccacatctttcccagtctttagttgctcctgtcacaactggtttgaaacgtgttgctgcatcagattcagaatcagcagatatttacagaaatcaatgaagctgatgagctcagacagtaaatatattgactttgtgctgttttagttatgttttacacagcgtcacatctttggagtcagggttgtgATAATATTGTGTGTCGGAGAGACACTGCAGACCTCGTGCAAAGTAATTATTCCTTTTTTCTGAATTTATGTGACAGTTTCTCACCCTGTAAGTCTCATCATGCTGTGTGAACCGGCTCAATTATTGATCTTTTACCATCATCTTTATGATCATTAGAGGTTAGAAGACTTTGTTTAACTGACCTGGCACAAAGTcatcttccaccactggagGGAGAGGAACAGCAGCTGGAGATACCGAAACACAcaggttaacacacacacacacacacacagagtaatgtAATCAGATGGGTGTGACAGTCATAGTTAGTCCTGCAGCAGATAAACAGGATGTTTCTGTTACTGAACATCAGgtgatgcagacagagaggaaacgtGAAGCGTTGTATGTCCCTTCAGCGTCAGCCTGGGCAAGCAAGTCTCAAAATTTTACAGCAAGGCGAGCTTTAACAACAGCTGattaaaaatgatcaataatTACTGACGTtgaaacaaaaactgctgaTTGGCCAAGCCTTGATTCAACATGCAAACACGCCGTGCAGCATCCGCTAAGCAGAGCACGGTGACTGCAGGACCAACCTTGGATTTCAGACTCCACATCCTGAGATCTAGAGACTGGATCGGACACAGACAGGTAATAACCGTGTTACCTTCATGACATCAACATGCCGGCTGATCACACAGGTGGATCACAGTGAAGGCAGGCGGCAGGTAACATTCAGACATCACAGGCAGATTattcagcagagaaaaacacagatgcaaTGAAAGAGTGTCTGATATACACacaatatggccaaaagtatgtggacacccaaaCATCAGTCTGCTGCTATAACAGCCTTCTGTTTGGCTTCAGTCCGGCAGACGTTGAATCTGCTGGAAGGATCTGGATCACACTGATCCCAAAGATGCTGGATGGAGCAGCTTTGTGCATGGAGGACTGCGTGCTGTGGCATTAAGATTTCCCTTGACGGCCACTGGAGGAACACGGCTGAGACCAGACCCAAACCAAAAGGACACTGAAGCGTGTGAGCAGGGGTGTCCACAGAGTTTTGGCCATGTAGTCTAGCAGACACTCACGCAAACAACAAGCAAATGACCCGAAGCACAAAAAGGGGGGAGAAAGGAGCATTCGAACATCACGGCCGCTCACGCTGCTGCAGCATCTAAAacacagttcagctgctgctctgacgTCTCACCAGAGGGAACCGGTTCAGGTGTTCCGCTCTCCTGTGACTGTGTCGATGAATACAGACGCAAAGAAAAGAGCTTCTCCACTCACGTCATACGTACCTCCATCATCACGGTGGACAGGTGAGCCGCCGCTCTCTGAAACTGATACATAAAACTGACAGAGTGAATTCAAGAAATCGGCCACTACAGCTGAAACTGAATATCTataaatgaatacattaatGATTCATtgacattaaaatgctaaaagACATCGATGAATTGATCCTGATCACATTATGATTCCCTGTCTGATTCACTGCTGGGTGGTAAAGTATTTTTACTACATTATATTTTAGCAGCATTAATTGAGTTTTATTATTTAactgaacaaaagcaaaaaatactGTACGTCTAATTGGCCGGGGTGTACATCATGATTTACAGTctacaccacacacacctgatgcaGTCTCCTCAGGTGGTGTTCTGGCCTCTGTTGGCTGCGCCCCCTGAGGCTCTGAAGCTTGACGATTGGTTGCTTCGACCACAGGCTCGGAGGTTTCTTTTGTTTCAAAGCAGGAAGGATGAGGGTCACCATGCCGACAGGACACAGGTGGGATATTTGCATTAAAGCTTTAAATCAAATGACTCGGTGCATCGTTCATAACTTGTAAATTTGTCCTCAAGTTTTAATAAGCAGGCTTGTAACCTTGTAAACTTATCAATTAGCTGATTACACCAAAGCCTCGGTTTTTGAGGATGTTGTGTTCATGAACTATTTGAGTGATGAATTGTGGGCGGGGGTAGTCTCAATCCTCAGCTTCTTCTGTTcacctgctgaagtgtccttgagccaGACATTGAACCCCAACTGGTCCCAGTGGTTAGGTGTGCACCTCGCATGGCAGCTCTGCCACCGTTGGTGTGCGAGGGGGGGCGAATTGTGGGTGGCTTCATAAAAAAACACGACATGAATGCTTTCAATCATCCAAACTGCTGGATCTCCATACTGATCTACAGGAGAGACTGGGTGTACTGggcggctgctgctgtgaaagcaGGGTGGAGCACTCTTTTGTTGCTATAACACAGTTTTTGGTCTTGTCTGACGCAGACCTGGGATCAGTTACATTCAGCAGAGGTCAGGTGAGGCAGACACGCCCTCAGGTCTGAACTCAGAGGTGGGAATGAGGTGAAACACCTTCTGGGTGGTGTCTCAGGTATCAGGTCAGTGTCAGCTCGTTTGTCTGGGAGACaacacacagagccagaggagcactgtcactgtgtgtgtgtgtgtgtgtgtgtgtgtgtgtgtgtgtgtgtgcgcgcgcgctcaCCTGCTTTCTGCTCAGGTGAATCTCCCACATGTGGCGTCTCTGGCTCTTTCAGGCCTGTTCAGTGTTAGAAGTTGAAGTGCAGAAATGAGACAGTGCCACAGATCAGAGTCactgagtgcagctttaataatGTTCTTTATCAGCAGGTCTGCTGGAGTTCGGgtataaagcaaaataaaatgtaaagtaaTTACCGTACTTTCTGGACTATAAGCCGCTACTTTTTTCATAGGTTTTGAACCATGCGGCTCATACAAAGGTACGGCTattctgtggatttttcttccACCACTAGGGGCGCTCTAACTAGAATTAGAATCAAAActaggacaaaataaatgcaaagaaaaatacGCTACTTCCAACTACCAACGCGTTCAGAGAGGCTGGACTGCTACGCGAAGAGAGCGGCGCACCTTCAGAGCCAACCTCACCGGAGGATGACAGTGACACGGAGAGCgagactgatggagacagatgtGACGAAGAGCTGCTGAGTCTGTTCAACTCCGACACTGAAGAAGACGACTTCGTGGGTTTCAGCGAAGATGGTTAAAGTGACGTGATTTctaacacacacaggggaaatgaagataaataaatacgGGTTATTTTCTCTTGGTTCTGTCCCGTTTTAATCAGCAAAGTTGCTGCCATGTCAAAAGACACTGTTAGGAAAGGATCTATTTAggtacatacatgtacatttacagTTCAGAATCGTTCTGTACATGTAGTAAATATCTAATCTAACAACATCAATATCTGCGGCTtgcatatctttttttttttagtagagCGGATGCGGCTTGTAtatcatttttaaattattttttaaaaatagagcGGATGAGGCTTATATGCAGATGCGGTTTATAGTCCAGAAAATACGATAAATATACCAAACTGCATCTATGTTAAACTGAGCTTTTTCCCAAGTATCTGATCTAAGAACACGAAATGAAGCCTGAAGGGAAATCCTCCGACGTCTGTCACTGAGcacatttactcgagtacttGTGGTACTATTTTCTGCAACTTGATACTTCTACATGCCTACAATTCAGTGGCAAACTGGTACTTTTTacttgacagctttagttactttgcagattcagattgGTAGTACAAagttacatacatacatacattgtGATGTATAATTATGgataaagataaaactttattgatcccttgGTGACATTCACAGCTAACCAGCAGTAAACATAGTAAAACGTAACTttatcagctgcaacattaaaaaagatgTACAAATTACTGCATCAGCAACTCAAATtcaataatatatattattctgaaatggatATACCCATACTACatatgagtacttttactactactactttaaatacagttaacccacacacccacagagcTCTGTAACATAACAGGATTTTATCACAGATGACCAGatagacataaaaacagcatgaCATGCCAGAAATATTGCTAACTGATGTGGGTTTACAGCTACGTGTAACGGTGCCCTGAAGAAAATTCAACAATCAATTCATCAACCAAACACTTTCTATTATATTTCACGTTGGAAAACAAACTTCAAACGCCACAGAGCCAGCGGCGAGGAGGCCAGGAGTCACAGAACTCTGGTGATATTGTTTGGGAAGGAAACGAGACGATAAGAGCAGGGCAGAGAGTGTGAGAGCgaacagaggaggaagctgtgGAGGAGAAAGATAGTCCTGAATAGAGGAGGGAGGATGTGACGTTCGTTACTCACTCAGTGGCTCTTTAAAGAGCGACACCAAGAAGGAAGACAAACATACCTCGATTTGAAAACCACAATTTATTTATCAAAGTCTCACATTTTGAGGAAAAGAGAGTCGGTGCAAtgtacagcaagaaaactgtgATCAAGCCTCGGATAGAAACTGCTGCAACCAAGCCAGTATGATGCTAACAGCTACGATGAGCCGAACATGTTAGTCTCTGCGCTGcggttaaaggataactttggttttttacaacctggaccttatttgtagcattaaatacgaccatttactcacccagacaactttggtggcatttggagtcgttttgaagaaattagccccagaggagcggcgcgtatatcagtataatgcgagtactcagggcctccatgcgcagcctctatataacgcataatctgcagagactcgttcatattccaatatttagttatgatatgctggtgctattcccctctgagccggcggtcggctagtttagctgtagtttggcacagctatggttctttattgcgtattcgtagccgaccaccgcagagtcagccgtgttgtggctggctgcttcggtaatgacatcatccacgtcagaggtagttgtctagagacgccggatgttgataacatgccaccaggggctcagaggggaatagcaccagcatatcataactaaatattggaatatgaacgagtttctgcagattatgcgttatatagaggctgcgcatggatgccccgagtactcgcattatacggatatacgcgccgctcctctggggctaatttcttcaaaacgactccaaatgccaccaaagttgtctgggggagtaaatggtcgtatttaatgctacaaataaggtccaggttgtaaaaaaacaaagttatcctttaaacatGTATGTAAAGTTACTACATGTCTCTACAgcacagatcagctgtttggagTGAACTTTTCCCCTCACATTAAATGATGCTCATAACCTCGGTAACGTCATCAAATTAAACAGTGGAGGTACCAAACATTCCCGTGCACAAAGAGCGATCATATCgcacagaaataaagaaaaaaaaacaacatgaaaacacaaggcAACAGATGAAGCTGAGCAAAAACTCACAGCACAGCTCAAAGTTTATTCCTCCATCCTTTTCAACACTGATGAGGTTTTAAATAACACACTGGAGCCTGTTTGAATACAGTGAAGTCTAAACACATGAGCCCGGACAATAAAATGACAGCGATATGCACGGCTGATTAAGAAAGTTCGAGAGTTTACCACATGACCAGAGCTGTGAAGAGATAAGTAACTGTCCGAGTGTTTAATGTCGACACATGAACTGACCCTAAACAGAGCGCTGACGGAGCGACAGGTACATTCGGCCCTGCAGGTTCAGACGGTATCACAGGCCACAGACTGAAgggaacacatgaacacaacagaCCTTTAACGGTCAATGCTctttaattatattattatattggATCAGTACAGATCAGTCACTTTATTCTGTCCCTTCAAActtcattctgtctgttttgaTCTGAGTTTCCAAACGTCTCACATTCAGACTTCACTAAATGCAGCGCTGCACAGCTGAATCTTCTGCTTCT
Coding sequences within:
- the unm_hu7910 gene encoding aspartyl/asparaginyl beta-hydroxylase isoform X2, which codes for MAQRKNPKTHSRKEGKTPPVESKNGKRTERGGGGGGGGDAGGGSKYSMFTWFVVLALLGVWSSVAVVYFDIVDYDSVIGKLTAYDTDGDGDFDVEDAKVLLGLKEPETPHVGDSPEQKAETSEPVVEATNRQASEPQGAQPTEARTPPEETASVSESGGSPVHRDDGAAVPLPPVVEDDFVPDDPRDSARPYEDRADAIDTTGVLVEEPLPEESVVESGQDLSSSKLTQEADPVVEAENQSGPPVEPVDTQSEPPEPDSGSEAEGATRKQNEEKLKEKAKKKKPKLLNKFDKTIKAEIDSAEKLRKKGKLEEALRAFEALVLLHPQSPRARYGKAQAEDDLAEKLRSNDMLQRAINSYREAAELPDVTSDLLRAALKRRAERQQFLGRMRGSLATLERMTQIFPEDIGLKNDLGVAHLLLGDNKGAKKVYEEVLAVSPGNGFAKVHYGFILKSENKIAESIPYLREGLESGEPGTDDGRFYFHLGDALQRVGDKSAYHWYELGHKRGHFASVWQRSLYNVDGLKAQPWWTPKETGYTNLVKTLERNWRTIRDEALAVMDQNTRSFVPEEENLREKGEWGQYTLWQQGKKAGNSCQGVPKTCSLLERFPEATGCKRGQIKFSVMQPGTHVWPHTGPTNCRLRMHLGLVIPKQGCRIRCTNQTREWEEGKVLIFDDSFEHEVWQDADSYRLIFIVDVWHPELTAYQRQTLSPI
- the unm_hu7910 gene encoding aspartyl/asparaginyl beta-hydroxylase isoform X1 codes for the protein MAQRKNPKTHSRKEGKTPPVESKNGKRTERGGGGGGGGDAGGGSKYSMFTWFVVLALLGVWSSVAVVYFDIVDYDSVIGKLTAYDTDGDGDFDVEDAKVLLGLKEPETPHVGDSPEQKAETSEPVVEATNRQASEPQGAQPTEARTPPEETASVSESGGSPVHRDDGVSRSQDVESEIQAAVPLPPVVEDDFVPDDPRDSARPYEDRADAIDTTGVLVEEPLPEESVVESGQDLSSSKLTQEADPVVEAENQSGPPVEPVDTQSEPPEPDSGSEAEGATRKQNEEKLKEKAKKKKPKLLNKFDKTIKAEIDSAEKLRKKGKLEEALRAFEALVLLHPQSPRARYGKAQAEDDLAEKLRSNDMLQRAINSYREAAELPDVTSDLLRAALKRRAERQQFLGRMRGSLATLERMTQIFPEDIGLKNDLGVAHLLLGDNKGAKKVYEEVLAVSPGNGFAKVHYGFILKSENKIAESIPYLREGLESGEPGTDDGRFYFHLGDALQRVGDKSAYHWYELGHKRGHFASVWQRSLYNVDGLKAQPWWTPKETGYTNLVKTLERNWRTIRDEALAVMDQNTRSFVPEEENLREKGEWGQYTLWQQGKKAGNSCQGVPKTCSLLERFPEATGCKRGQIKFSVMQPGTHVWPHTGPTNCRLRMHLGLVIPKQGCRIRCTNQTREWEEGKVLIFDDSFEHEVWQDADSYRLIFIVDVWHPELTAYQRQTLSPI
- the unm_hu7910 gene encoding aspartyl/asparaginyl beta-hydroxylase isoform X3; the protein is MQRYRHYGTSCSSSPSSVPVEEVHAEEEVYTEEEVYEEEAELLMQEEEEEEEPVVQETGGVDEEEVPQAKEEVKPVKEETEGKTPPVESKNGKRTERGGGGGGGGDAGGGSKYSMFTWFVVLALLGVWSSVAVVYFDIVDYDSVIGKLTAYDTDGDGDFDVEDAKVLLGLKEPETPHVGDSPEQKAETSEPVVEATNRQASEPQGAQPTEARTPPEETASVSESGGSPVHRDDGVSRSQDVESEIQAAVPLPPVVEDDFVPDDPRDSARPYEDRADAIDTTGVLVEEPLPEESVVESGQDLSSSKLTQEADPVVEAENQSGPPVEPVDTQSEPPEPDSGSEAEGATRKQNEEKLKEKAKKKKPKLLNKFDKTIKAEIDSAEKLRKKGKLEEALRAFEALVLLHPQSPRARYGKAQAEDDLAEKLRSNDMLQRAINSYREAAELPDVTSDLLRAALKRRAERQQFLGRMRGSLATLERMTQIFPEDIGLKNDLGVAHLLLGDNKGAKKVYEEVLAVSPGNGFAKVHYGFILKSENKIAESIPYLREGLESGEPGTDDGRFYFHLGDALQRVGDKSAYHWYELGHKRGHFASVWQRSLYNVDGLKAQPWWTPKETGYTNLVKTLERNWRTIRDEALAVMDQNTRSFVPEEENLREKGEWGQYTLWQQGKKAGNSCQGVPKTCSLLERFPEATGCKRGQIKFSVMQPGTHVWPHTGPTNCRLRMHLGLVIPKQGCRIRCTNQTREWEEGKVLIFDDSFEHEVWQDADSYRLIFIVDVWHPELTAYQRQTLSPI